The following proteins are co-located in the Procambarus clarkii isolate CNS0578487 chromosome 4, FALCON_Pclarkii_2.0, whole genome shotgun sequence genome:
- the LOC138371152 gene encoding circumsporozoite protein-like, with product MCPGRKLGRNELGVAPALNPALNPALNPALNPALNPALSPALNPALSPALNPALNPALSPALNPALSPALNPALNPALNPALSPALNPALNPALSPALNPALSPALNPALNPALSPALNPALSPALNPALNPALNPALSPALNPALNPALSPALNPALNPALSPTLSPALNPALNPALSPALNLALSPALNPALSPALNPALNPALNHQHILRHINIHSLA from the exons ATGTGTCCTGGACGAAAGCTTGGCCGTAATGAGCTGGGAGTCGC TCCTGCACTCAATCCTGCACTCAATCCTGCACTCAATCCTGCACTCAATCCTGCACTCAATCCTGCACTCAGTCCTGCACTCAATCCTGCACTCAGTCCTGCACTCAATCCTGCACTCAATCCTGCACTCAGTCCTGCACTCAATCCTGCACTCAGTCCTGCACTCAATCCTGCACTCAATCCTGCACTCAATCCTGCACTCAGTCCTGCACTCAATCCTGCACTCAATCCTGCACTCAGTCCTGCACTCAATCCTGCACTCAGTCCTGCACTTAATCCTGCACTCAATCCTGCACTCAGTCCTGCACTCAATCCTGCACTCAGTCCTGCACTCAATCCTGCACTCAATCCTGCACTCAATCCTGCACTCAGTCCTGCACTCAATCCTGCACTCAATCCTGCACTCAGTCCTGCACTCAATCCTGCACTCAATCCTGCACTCAGTCCTACACTCAGTCCTGCACTCAATCCTGCACTCAATCCTGCACTCAGTCCTGCACTCAATCTTGCACTCAGTCCTGCACTCAATCCTGCACTCAGTCCTGCACTCAATCCTGCACTCAATCCTGCACTCAATCATCAACATATATTACGCCACATCAACATTCACTCGCTCGCATAA